The following proteins are encoded in a genomic region of Debaryomyces hansenii CBS767 chromosome G complete sequence:
- a CDS encoding DEHA2G01760p (no similarity), producing MMLLLRNHRNPILKRINGSSIKLGYHFDMKTMRTNGGLLIPSQLNNLLGTSWIRHHLYTLGHDIVKLQLYQKFSHLLTVGGGGIIKTVVFDLSSFIKRELKPNDMNSNTAQQLRDLVYFGSNSNNYPSEVMYESPKLSNRHSISDFRWFFIAVGYMIVSQSENNIEDITDKIVNIYINSNNNRIIEDYNQQDDASNMKILELMKQYYNSVPINRAKLYSNEPKFITMFETKDYKISLPPLPKIHNKELLAKSLMHKELYRGLLDSKHTFSKELKRRNITLAQRAYNIIKYDLSFLDGLGDFYLARESSNLLYKYRGSRNDSSPIQFGRKSYNLLRTILATNTLLSELALAYNLHKGLDDVVVFKLLRKSYVPHLNQWKNSNSKFDNDEVRGYEQEFIADYFEQYVGALFLEQPEVAQGWITEIYENILLSISDVQVSAGTSRNYDYNAWSVDVIGRSLYKQ from the coding sequence ATGATGTTACTCTTAAGGAATCATCGTAATCCTATCTTAAAACGAATAAATGGTCTGTCGATTAAGCTAGGTTATCATTTTGATATGAAGACTATGAGAACTAACGGTGGTTTACTTATTCCCAGTCAACTAAATAACTTACTAGGAACTTCATGGATTAGACATCATCTTTATACATTGGGACATGACATTGTGAAATTACAACTATACCAGAAGTTTAGCCATTTATTGACTGTCGGAGGTGGGGGGATTATAAAAACGGTTGTTTTCGACTTATCTTCTTTCATAAAGAGGGAATTGAAACCAAACGATATGAATAGCAATACAGCACAACAATTGCGAGATTTAGTCTATTTTGGGtccaattccaataattatCCTAGTGAGGTTATGTATGAAAGTCCTAAACTCTCAAATAGGCATAGTATATCTGACTTCAGGTGGTTCTTCATAGCCGTTGGATATATGATTGTATCTCAATCAGAGAacaatattgaagatattacGGATAAGAttgttaatatttatattaattctaacaataatagaattattgaagattatAATCAACAAGACGATGCCAGTAACatgaaaatattagaattaatgaaacaatATTACAATAGTGTGCCTATAAATCGTGCTAAATTATATAGTAATGAGccaaaatttattactatGTTTGAAACAAAAGATTATAAAATTCTGTTACCGCCATTACCAAAGATACATAATAAGGAACTATTGGCTAAATCACTTATGCATAAAGAATTGTACCGAGGTTTGTTGGATTCTAAGCATACGTTCTCTAAAGAGTTAAAGCGGCGGAACATTACATTAGCCCAACGGGCTTACAATATTATAAAGTACGATCTATCATTCTTAGATGGATTGGGTGATTTCTACCTAGCCCGTGAATCGTCAAATTTGCTATACAAGTATCGTGGAAGCCGGAATGATAGCTCACCTATCCAATTTGGAAGGAAATCTTACAATTTGTTACGAACTATACTAGCGACAAATACCTTGCTATCAGAATTAGCATTGGCTTACAATCTTCACAAAGGGTTAGATGATGTTGtggttttcaaattattgagaaAGTCATATGTTCCTCACTTGAACCAATGGAAGAATTCAAACtcaaaatttgataatgatgaagtaAGAGGCTATGAGCAAGAATTTATAGCTGATTATTTTGAACAGTATGTTGGTGCTTTATTTTTGGAGCAGCCTGAGGTTGCGCAGGGATGGATTACAGAAATctatgaaaatattttactTCTGATATCTGACGTACAAGTGTCAGCTGGAACATCAAGAAACTACGATTATAATGCATGGAGTGTTGATGTAATTGGTAgaagtttatataaacaatga
- a CDS encoding DEHA2G01804p (similar to CA0845|IPF16314 Candida albicans IPF16314), translated as MDNSEIRLKPPQETFVDEPCSLDDISVDELAFDLEHGLKDINKLNSFHAIAIFSSCLQDIIKLQADELLFKKFRKQQLEKLSVDIDVLFGDRKNVCDNSSRIATEKLRSPSVSPPLKFAKLHNNFEEANDDFIKDITPDSLFNEDKLGDFASNGNVGSETLDDIDPPFIPIEELIEITSIERVSKQITSQDSDRLRTEIEYHLANKVSSQNALLLKSFNLVNIPTLSIEQFLTRIKTYSSSTSVSVYIHSVYLIFKLSILLDIVPLTEFNVHRLILASIRCSTKNLEDVYQKQKSFATVGGVSVKDLFKIEMGFLYLCNFKLITGEEILNTYLKEEFTELRKFCKENIINDEYKKDTQNGNGNNDSFSAEDGK; from the coding sequence ATGGATAATAGCGAAATACGGTTGAAGCCACCGCAAGAAACCTTTGTTGATGAACCATGCTCATTAGATGACATCTCTGTTGATGAATTAGCGTTTGATTTGGAACACGGTTTGAAAgacattaataaattgaattctttcCATGCAATAGCCATATTTAGTTCTTGTTTGCAAGATATAATTAAGCTACAGGCAGACGAATTGCTATTTAAGAAATTTAGAAAGCAACAATTGGAAAAACTCCTGGTAGACATAGATGTTTTATTCGGTGATAGGAAAAATGTATGTGATAATAGTCTGAGGATAGCGACGGAGAAATTACGTAGTCCTTCAGTTTCCCCACCATTAAAATTTGCAAAGCTacataataattttgagGAAGCCAACGATGACTTCATAAAGGATATAACACCGGATTCGTTGttcaatgaagataaacTTGGTGATTTTGCATCAAATGGGAATGTTGGAAGCGAAACTTTAGATGATATCGACCCACCATTTATTCCTATCGAAGAATTAATAGAGATCACATCGATTGAAAGAGTCTCTAAACAAATAACGTCGCAAGATTCTGACAGACTACGTACTGAAATAGAGTACCATCTCGCTAATAAAGTTAGTAGCCAAAACGCTCTTTTACTAAAATCGTTTAACTTGGTGAATATTCCAACGTTATCAATCGAACAATTTTTAACGAGAATAAAGACATATTCGTCGTCAACATCGGTTCTGGTATACATACATTCggtatatttgattttcaaGTTAAGTATTTTACTTGATATTGTTCCTTTAACGGAATTTAATGTTCATCGTTTAATTTTGGCCCTGATTAGGTGTCTGACCAAAAATTTGGAAGACGTATATCAAAAGCAGAAATCATTTGCTACAGTTGGTGGTGTCAGTGTGAAGGACTTATTCAAGATTGAAATGGgatttctttatttgtGCAACTTTAAGTTGATAACCGGGGAAGAAATCCTTAATACATACTTGAAAGAAGAGTTTACTGAGTTGAGAAAATTTTGCAAggaaaatattatcaacgatgaatataaaaagGATACCCAAAATGGTAATGGAAATAATGATTCGTTTAGTGCTGAAGATGGTAAATAG
- a CDS encoding DEHA2G01738p (weakly similar to gnl|GLV|CAGL0H02783g Candida glabrata CAGL0H02783g), with protein MAKLKLKVVLVPIQFSDVPSSNLDSSQSRRFLHLADSDSDLGKVCDELTKRYAKLYPDDDKLAIMSLQDDDRCDLDPDFEAGEALNSGDIIRVIVENELQNLSNHTTFNQSSMIAADSTPAVMRLVDLNKQTQSTPIYPPAPVLTQDSTFPTSSRKRTKEYFDSTDTNIPSKHARRTVWSSRNESFIEPKVPVIPLTPQLNVSKKRKNNSSPPKTQNSDIEDITETNISLPPPDIGDDRSIPQKKSSSTKPNEEALPGNKRITSGMLSMPTHAQLEKEEIRQPKLSKPSKHYLYSRALYSDMGGSETTSSDLDSDETSLDFKDKSLQIGVENISKDDEVEDRPLASLYEETIKNSPSIQEETLTKTEIMNLFKNGMKIPARLQNKSQNESARSRNLSALMKNLEIDMVDKNPVLSSEQKRATRAAAKRKTRTALKKAQTSKIANPDSKDSNLMTSLSGSQKGAHSKSSHPKRSESKSPERKSSEPKNSEPKSSEPKSSEPKNSEPKNSEPKSTEPKSTEPKSTEPKSTEPKSSEPNSIKSKSSETKGSETKGSETKGSDPKSFDREISDPKDSDPRHAIKYISHPSELFNSLKSISAFNKEVTNKNTNGVSSFHNNKTVSGSRDTRTKDPVKHIKKTDPNNNKKGKQSESKHEVVDKIHVKEAAPSINIDSSNDIQLKEEMETNGQEIKPHYPPEGFQPSFTDLAGTSKLGALFEKMKQFDEKLNVLNKKGRYNTKQLSQRDSDNIESSSSHKDRITEPQINTTKSISSPKNDANTNKEIHSSPTKEEQTKNSIQVVKPLTSNESKNTLSEHNDVLPTTTQCQQMGNLGIYANLNSYPISYNNITSNSHFANNTGDRNNSSTLNNLSQVTETKNISNVNSPISKSNNRDIPSTMNNLMSKANDNTSVPGNSISKSNDRGIPSTVNNTMSKANDNTSVPSNSISKSNDRGIPSTVNNTMSKADNKGIFNNLSSTIFKASEKSMSNMNKAMGKNDMDISNDISTTTNKTNDNSIHSYLGNTMGKPIHNNISQNMNNVIGKVNYNDIHNDKHIAMSNHNPGISRKIIGDTASKISSLNDKISNNDNVVSASINGAKKITGTNHIEDKVSDQGKSIGSSNTGQHAGVKYPYVKSNVTNGPEKTTEFLKSKYSPHSTPNDHRIQKRVQDVYSTPYDPSKSTNDKVNNFDFKKRNLGTNPSRPVSSSGNNIDTVVFSATNGYTNPKGFPNQENFQSLNLQRLETSRQDSNIARDNNSNSNSNNNIRTDGLVPPITKNTTNQLHRADTTNDSKLKDLFSRVDSKLHNSAETNTSSPEKSKSPSTPTKVSAPAKSAKIHGITLTNSSLSLNVAGSSRFAERRNKHPADYSNVSSIAKQPNEHERIKLRAESIKSNPFISDVSPLHGGEALSKEDAKKDADDSTKQKKLGSNKRKHNRSYSNVSSSSSSDESPSSESENNDSDVENKRPRLAAAVPLSTFSHPNVLHQSQTIFSPASKEKELLQTRKEDGSHLYATTVSQESPQKTPETPSSYQDKGNIKKPILTSLSDLALRGVPDVESTSTVDPVTKDIKKSKDETTDGETTDEVGSSSSSSATDSDDSDSDQDTSGKFINIKKLNKGKPKRNKGGFSALMKDARKF; from the coding sequence ATGGCGaagttgaagttgaaagTTGTTCTTGTTCCTATACAATTTTCAGATGTTCCGTCTTCAAATCTAGATTCTAGTCAGAGTAGAAGATTTTTGCACTTGGCAGACTCAGATTCAGATTTAGGTAAAGTATGTGATGAGCTTACAAAAAGATATGCTAAGCTTTATCctgatgatgataagtTAGCTATAATGAGTCTTCAGGATGATGATAGATGTGATTTAGATCCAGATTTTGAAGCAGGTGAAGCATTAAATTCTGGGGATATCATTAGAGTGATTGTGGAAAACgaacttcaaaatttgagCAATCATACTACCTTCAATCAGCTGCTGATGATTGCAGCTGATAGCACACCAGCGGTAATGAGATTAGTTGACTTGAACAAACAGACCCAGAGTACTCCTATTTACCCACCTGCACCTGTACTTACTCAGGATTCTACGTTTCCGACCAGTAGTCGTAAGCGAACTAAGGAGTATTTTGATCTGACAGATACAAATATTCCTTCAAAACATGCGAGACGGACAGTTTGGTCATCGAGGAATGAATCGTTTATAGAGCCTAAGGTGCCTGTTATTCCTTTAACCCCACAATTAAATGTTTCGAAAAAACgcaaaaataattcatcaccTCCTAAGACTCAAAATCTGGATATAGAGGATATTACTGAGACCAATATTTCTTTACCTCCACCAGACATTGGTGATGATCGTTCAATTCCGCAGAAAAAGAGCTCCTCTACGAAACCAAATGAAGAAGCTTTGCCCGGCAACAAACGTATCACCTCTGGTATGCTAAGTATGCCTACCCATGCGCAGTTAGAGAAGGAAGAAATTCGTCAACCAAAATTAAGTAAGCCTAGTAAACATTACCTTTATTCAAGAGCTTTATACTCTGATATGGGGGGATCAGAGACAACATCTTCAGATTTAGACTCGGATGAAACCAGCTTAGATTTTAAAGACAAAAGTCTTCAAATAGGGGTAGAAAATATATcgaaagatgatgaagtGGAGGACAGACCGCTTGCTTCATTATATGAAGAAACCATTAAAAACTCACCTAGTATCCAAGAGGAAACTTTAACAAAGACTGAAATTATGAATCTTTTCAAGAATGGTATGAAGATTCCAGCAAGATTACAAAATAAGTCACAAAACGAGTCAGCCAGATCTAGAAACTTGTCTGCTTTAATGAAAAACCTTGAAATTGACATGGTTGACAAGAACCCCGTTTTATCATCAGAACAAAAACGGGCGACGAGGGCTGCAGCCAAAAGGAAGACAAGAACAGCTTTAAAGAAGGCTCAGACAAGTAAAATTGCTAATCCAGACAGTAAAGATTCTAATCTTATGACTTCCCTTTCTGGTTCGCAGAAAGGTGCTCATTCGAAAAGTTCCCATCCGAAACGTTCGGAATCGAAAAGTCCTGAGCGGAAAAGTTCTGAGCCTAAAAATTCTGAACCAAAAAGCTCTGAGCCAAAAAGCTCTGAGCCAAAAAATTCTGAGCCAAAAAATTCTGAGCCAAAAAGTACTGAACCAAAAAGTACTGAACCAAAAAGTACTGAACCAAAAAGTACTGAACCAAAAAGTTCCGAACCAAACAGTATTAAGTCGAAAAGTTCTGAGACAAAAGGTTCTGAGACAAAAGGTTCTGAGACGAAAGGTTCCGATCCCAAAAGTTTTGACCGTGAAATTTCTGATCCTAAAGATTCTGATCCTAGACATGccatcaaatatatatcgCACCCttcagaattatttaactCTTTGAAATCTATATCGGCCTTCAATAAAGAGGTAACAAATAAGAATACGAATGGAGTTTCATCTtttcataataataaaaccGTTAGTGGATCAAGGGATACACGCACGAAAGATCCAGTGAAACATATCAAAAAGACTGATCcaaataacaataaaaaGGGCAAGCAATCTGAATCAAAACATGAAGTGGTCGACAAAATTCATGTGAAAGAAGCGGCGCCATCTATCAACATTGATTCATCTAATGACATACAACTAAAGGAAGAAATGGAGACAAATGGACAAGAAATAAAACCACACTATCCGCCCGAAGGATTTCAACCAAGTTTCACGGATCTTGCAGgaacttcaaaattagGAGCactttttgaaaaaatgaaacaattcgatgaaaaattgaatgttTTAAATAAGAAAGGAAGGTACAATACTAAACAACTTTCTCAACGTGATAGcgataatattgaatctaGCAGTCTGCATAAGGACAGGATAACAGAACCTCAGATTAATACCACCAAGCTGATCAGTTCTCCTAAAAATGACGCAAACactaataaagaaattcatAGCTCTCCAACTAAGGAAGAACAAACTAAGAATAGCATACAAGTAGTCAAACCACTAACATCAAATGAAAGTAAGAATACTCTATCCGAGCATAATGATGTTTTGCCAACAACCACGCAATGTCAGCAAATGGGCAACCTAGGTATTTATGCTAATTTGAACTCCTACCCGATCagttataataatataacttCCAATTCTCATTTCGCTAATAATACCGGCGATAGGAATAATTCGAGtactttgaataatttactGCAAGTAACCGAaactaaaaatatttctaatgtGAACAGTCCAATAAGTAAGAGTAATAATAGGGATATACCTAGTACTATGAACAATCTAATGAGTAAAGCTAATGATAATACTTCTGTTCCTGGTAATTCAATAAGTAAGAGCAATGATAGGGGTATACCTAGTACTGTGAATAATACAATGAGTAAAGCTAATGATAATACTTCTGTTCCTAGTAATTCAATAAGTAAGAGCAATGATAGGGGTATACCTAGTACTGTGAATAATACAATGAGTAAAGCAGATAATAAAggtatttttaataatttgagtAGCACAATTTTTAAAGCTAGTGAGAAGAGTATGTCTAATATGAACAAAGCGATGGGTAAAAATGACATGGATATTTCCAATGATATAAGTACTACAACGAATAAGACCAATGATAACAGTATCCATAGTTATTTGGGCAATACAATGGGTAAACCAATTCACAACAATATTTCTCAAAATATGAACAATGTAATAGGTAAAGTCaattataatgatattcaTAACGACAAGCATATTGCAATGAGTAATCATAATCCAGGAATACTGAGAAAGATAATTGGCGACACCGCCAGTAAAATATCTAGTTTGAATgacaaaatatcaaataatgataatgttGTACTGGCAAGCATTAACGGGGCTAAAAAAATTACAGGTACCAATCATATTGAAGACAAAGTTTCCGATCAAGGCAAAAGTATAGGATCAAGTAATACTGGCCAACATGCTGGCGTTAAATATCCATATGTTAAATCTAATGTTACAAATGGACCTGAGAAAACTACGgaattcttgaaaagtAAATATCTGCCGCATTCTACGCCCAATGATCATCGTATCCAGAAAAGAGTTCAAGATGTTTATTCCACTCCATACGATCCTTCTAAACTGACGAATGATAAGGTGAATAACTTTgatttcaagaaaagaaacCTTGGTACAAATCCCAGCCGTCCTGTTTCAAGCAGTGGTAATAACATAGATACTGTTGTGTTTTCAGCTACGAATGGCTATACTAATCCAAAGGGTTTTCCTAATCaggaaaattttcaatctctCAATTTGCAAAGACTTGAAACTAGTCGACAAGACTCTAATATCGCTagagataataattcaaactcaaattcaaacaaCAATATTCGAACCGATGGTCTAGTACCTCCAATTACGAAAAATACTACTAATCAGTTACATAGAGCCGATACAACTAATGATTCAAAACTCAAGGATCTTTTTCTGAGAGTTGATTCAAAGTTGCATAATTCTGCCGAAACTAACACATCATCTCCAGAGAAGCTGAAATCTCCAAGTACACCGACTAAAGTGAGTGCACCAGCTAAACTGGCAAAGATTCACGGTATTACCCTTACCAATTCAAGTTTATCACTAAATGTGGCTGGTAGTTCTAGATTTGCAGAGCGTAGAAATAAGCACCCTGCGGATTATTCAAACGTATCCTCAATTGCTAAACAACCAAATGAACATGAGAGAATTAAATTACGTGCGGAAAGTATTAAGTCTAATCCATTTATTCTGGATGTGCTGCCATTGCATGGTGGTGAAGCGTTGAGTAAAGAAGATGCCAAAAAAGACGCTGATGATTCAACTaagcaaaagaaattgGGCCTGAACAAAAGAAAACACAATAGATCATATTCTAatgtttcatcatcatcatcatctgaTGAAAGCCCAAGTTCAGAGtctgaaaataatgattcgGACGTTGAGAATAAACGGCCACGTCTTGCGGCTGCTGTTCCTTTGTCTACTTTTTCCCACCCAAATGTATTGCATCAAAGCCAAACAATATTCTCTCCAGCCTCTAAGGAGAAAGAATTACTTCAAACACGTAAGGAAGATGGTTCCCATCTCTATGCTACCACAGTTTCTCAAGAATCACCCCAAAAGACCCCTGAAACACCAAGCAGTTATCAGGATAAGGGTAATATTAAGAAACCAATATTAACTTCGTTAAGTGATTTGGCTTTGCGTGGAGTTCCCGATGTTGAATCAACTTCCACGGTAGATCCTGTGACAAAAGATATTAAGAAAAGCAAAGATGAAACAACAGATGGTGAAACTACAGATGAAGTAGGCTCCTCGTCGTCTTCATCAGCGACAGATAGTGATGATTCAGATAGTGATCAAGACACTTCCGGAAagtttataaatattaaaaaattgaataaaggCAAACCCAAGAGGAATAAAGGGGGGTTTTCTGCTCTTATGAAGGACGCtagaaaattttga